A stretch of Phoenix dactylifera cultivar Barhee BC4 chromosome 16, palm_55x_up_171113_PBpolish2nd_filt_p, whole genome shotgun sequence DNA encodes these proteins:
- the LOC120104047 gene encoding subtilisin-like protease SBT1.7, which yields MATATTTTAALLLLLLLCSSFSFYVAVGEEKRQTYIVHMAKSRRPSTFAEHGHWYDASLRSVSSSAEILYSYDTVAHGFSARLTTAEAQALESLDGVLSVLPEVRYELHTTRTPEFLGLDKSDDLVPQANTGSDVVVGVLDTGVWPERKSFDDTGFGPVPAGWKGACEEGKDFKATDCNRKLIGARFFSKGYEASMGPIDETRELRSPRDSDGHGTHTSTTAAGSAVTDASLLGFAAGTARGMATRARVAAYKVCWVGGCFSSDILAAIDRAVDDGCHVLSLSLGGGMSDYYRDSVAIGAFNAMEKGVLVSCSAGNSGPSASSLSNVAPWITTVGAGTLDRDFPAYVVLGNGKNYSGVSLYSGKPLPSSPLPIVYAGNASNATGGNLCMPGTLMPEKVAGKIVLCERGISPRVQKGYVVRDAGGAGMILANTDANGEELVADAHLLPANGVGEKAGDAIKRYLLSEMSPTATIVFGGTKVGVRPSPVVAAFSSRGPNVVTPEILKPDLIAPGVNILAGWTGAVGPTGLSVDSRRVEFSIISGTSMSCPHVSGLAALLKGAHPDWSPAAIRSALMTTAYADYPGGNGGLLDVATGKAATPFDYGAGHVDPRRGMDPGLVYDLTADDYIDFLCALNYTSLQIAAVAKRTNYTCDRKRTYAVSGLNYPSFAVAFETASGDRVGVATVKHTRTMTSVGGPGTYKATVATAVTGGEVKVAVEPAELSFTKVGEKQSYTVSFSAPSLPSGSSGFGRLEWSDGKHVVASPIAFTWT from the coding sequence ATGGCGACGGCGACCACCACCACGGCGgcgcttctccttctcctcctcctctgctcctccttctccttctacgTGGCGGTAGGAGAAGAGAAGCGGCAGACGTACATCGTCCATATGGCCAAGTCCCGGAGGCCGAGCACCTTCGCCGAACATGGCCACTGGTACGACGCATCCCTCCGCTCTGTCTCTAGCTCCGCCGAGATCCTCTACTCCTACGACACTGTCGCTCACGGCTTCTCCGCCCGCCTCACCACGGCCGAGGCCCAAGCCTTGGAATCCCTCGATGGCGTCCTCTCCGTCCTCCCGGAGGTCCGCTACGAGCTCCACACAACTCGGACACCGGAGTTCCTGGGCCTCGACAAGAGCGATGACCTCGTCCCCCAGGCCAACACCGGCAGCGACGTCGTGGTGGGAGTTCTCGACACCGGCGTCTGGCCGGAGAGGAAAAGCTTCGACGACACGGGCTTCGGGCCCGTGCCGGCCGGGTGGAAGGGCGCGTGCGAGGAGGGGAAGGACTTTAAGGCGACGGATTGCAACCGGAAACTCATCGGGGCGCGGTTCTTCTCCAAGGGCTACGAGGCCAGCATGGGCCCAATCGACGAGACAAGGGAGTTGCGGTCTCCGCGCGACAGCGATGGCCACGGGACCCACACCTCCACCACCGCCGCCGGCTCCGCCGTGACGGACGCGAGcctcctcggcttcgccgccGGCACCGCCAGGGGAATGGCGACCCGGGCCCGCGTCGCCGCGTACAAGGTGTGCTGGGTCGGCGGGTGCTTCAGCTCCGACATCCTCGCCGCAATAGACAGGGCGGTGGACGACGGGTGCCAcgtactctctctctccctcggcGGCGGTATGTCGGATTATTATAGGGACAGCGTAGCGATCGGGGCGTTCAACGCGATGGAGAAGGGGGTTCTGGTCTCGTGCTCCGCCGGCAACTCCGGCCCCTCCGCCTCCAGcctctccaacgtcgccccctGGATCACCACCGTGGGGGCTGGAACTCTCGACCGGGACTTCCCAGCCTATGTGGTGCTCGGAAATGGCAAGAACTATAGTGGAGTCTCCCTCTATAGTGGCAAGCCGCTTCCGAGCTCGCCGCTTCCCATCGTGTACGCCGGGAACGCCAGCAACGCCACCGGCGGGAATCTTTGCATGCCGGGGACGCTGATGCCGGAGAAGGTGGCCGGAAAGATCGTTCTCTGCGAACGCGGGATCAGTCCCCGGGTCCAGAAGGGCTACGTGGTGCGCGACGCCGGCGGAGCCGGGATGATCCTCGCTAACACCGACGCCAACGGCGAGGAGCTCGTCGCCGACGCCCACCTCCTCCCCGCCAACGGCGTTGGCGAAAAGGCCGGCGACGCCATCAAAAGGTATCTATTGTCCGAGATGAGTCCGACGGCAACCATCGTTTTCGGGGGGACGAAGGTGGGGGTGCGGCCGTCGCCGGTGGTGGCGGCGTTCTCGTCGCGGGGGCCGAACGTGGTGACACCGGAGATCCTGAAGCCGGACCTGATTGCCCCCGGGGTCAATATCCTCGCCGGGTGGACCGGCGCGGTGGGGCCCACGGGGCTGTCGGTGGACTCGCGGCGGGTGGAATTCAGCATCATCTCCGGGACCTCCATGTCGTGTCCCCACGTCAGCGGCCTTGCCGCCCTCCTCAAAGGTGCCCACCCGGACTGGAGCCCCGCCGCCATCCGCTCCGCCCTCATGACCACCGCCTACGCCGATTACCCCGGCGGCAACGGCGGCCTCCTCGACGTCGCCACCGGCAAGGCCGCAACCCCCTTCGACTACGGCGCCGGCCATGTCGACCCCCGGCGCGGCATGGACCCGGGCCTCGTCTACGACCTCACTGCCGACGACTACATCGACTTCCTCTGCGCCCTTAACTACACCTCCCTCCAGATCGCCGCCGTCGCCAAAAGGACCAACTACACCTGTGACCGTAAAAGGACCTACGCGGTGTCAGGACTCAACTACCCGTCCTTCGCGGTGGCGTTCGAGACGGCGAGCGGGGACCGCGTCGGCGTGGCTACGGTGAAGCACACGAGGACGATGACCAGCGTGGGGGGGCCTGGGACGTACAAGGCAACGGTGGCGACAGCGGTGACCGGCGGAGAGGTGAAGGTGGCGGTGGAGCCGGCGGAGCTGAGCTTCACGAAGGTGGGGGAGAAGCAGAGCTACACGGTGAGCTTCTCGGCGCCATCGTTGCCGTCGGGATCGTCGGGGTTCGGCCGCCTCGAGTGGTCCGATGGCAAGCACGTGGTCGCCAGCCCCATCGCGTTCACCTGGACTTGA
- the LOC120103737 gene encoding uncharacterized protein LOC120103737 isoform X1, translating to MATCFDRWEKDPFFAAAEEVQEAADRMESLYRRWIAERKAASSNTGNGEDASGELLRELHTALGTAKWQLEELDRAVRSSDKACSAGEDARTRHSQFVAAIGNQILLVENSLRELTREGGKAMAWVQLDEGERDELALFLSCPLPELEKVVTVPSVGEVKLGGNQLRMNGEAECSKNCFLLNESGRRETEEKKVQGHRRTASANADIGVWKISVSSEDAPRRSFDERPNLPLPKIPSLSCLTRAIESTSKAKLSKNGYRKWKGGDQHEAEELIPLRDNRWSRGIGACYEKSKSCLSSYGDESYDKLLNGWFGALQRQLQRSQYQIQYGHPIQTIFWVILVVVLLVLLALTAI from the exons ATGGCTACGTGCTTCGACCGGTGGGAGAAGGATCCCTTCTTCGCCGCCGCCGAGGAAGTCCAGGAAGCCGCCGACAG AATGGAATCGCTGTATAGAAGATGGATTGCCGAGAGAAAAGCGGCTTCTAGCAACACCGGCAATGGTGAAGACGCCTCTGGCGAGCTCCTCAGGGAGCTTCATACGGCCCTCGGGACTGCAAAATGGCAG CTTGAGGAGTTAGATCGGGCGGTTAGGTCGAGCGATAAGGCTTGCTCGGCCGGGGAGGACGCGAGGACCCGGCACAGCCAATTCGTTGCGGCGATTGGGAATCAGATATTGCTGGTGGAGAATTCTTTGAGGGAATTGACCCGTGAGGGGGGGAAGGCTATGGCTTGGGTTCAATTGGATGAAGGAGAAAGGGATGAGCTTGCTCTTTTCCTGTCCTGTCCCTTGCCAGAACTAGAGAAAGTGGTGACTGTTCCATCTGTTGGTGAGGTCAAATTAGGGGGCAATCAGCTGAGGATGAATGGAGAGGCTGAATGTTCGAAGAATTGTTTCCTCCTGAATGAGTCGGGTAGAAGGGAAACAGAAGAGAAGAAGGTGCAAGGGCATCGGAGGACGGCAAGTGCCAACGCTGATATTGGGGTATGGAAGATTTCAGTTTCTAGTGAGGATGCTCCTAGGAGATCATTTGATGAACGGCCCAACTTACCCCTTCCGAAGATACCCAGCTTATCTTGCTTAACAAGGGCTATAGAGTCAACATCTAAGGCGAAATTGTCTAAAAATGGCTATAGGAAATGGAAAGGTGGGGATCAACATGAGGCAGAAGAATTGATCCCATTACGAGACAATCGATGGAGTCGG GGAATAGGTGCATGCTATGAGAAAAGTAAGAGCTGCCTCAGTAGTTATGGTGATGAATCTTATGATAAGCTGCTCAATGGGTGGTTTGGAGCTCTTCAAAGACAGCTTCAAAGGTCTCAGTATCAAATCCAGTATGGCCATCCTATTCAAACTATCTTCTGGGTCATTCTCGTAGTTGTATTACTAG TCTTATTGGCACTAACTGCAATCTAG
- the LOC120103737 gene encoding uncharacterized protein LOC120103737 isoform X2: MATCFDRWEKDPFFAAAEEVQEAADRMESLYRRWIAERKAASSNTGNGEDASGELLRELHTALGTAKWQLEELDRAVRSSDKACSAGEDARTRHSQFVAAIGNQILLVENSLRELTREGGKAMAWVQLDEGERDELALFLSCPLPELEKVVTVPSVGEVKLGGNQLRMNGEAECSKNCFLLNESGRRETEEKKVQGHRRTASANADIGVWKISVSSEDAPRRSFDERPNLPLPKIPSLSCLTRAIESTSKAKLSKNGYRKWKGGDQHEAEELIPLRDNRWSRGIGACYEKSKSCLSSYGDESYDKLLNGWFGALQRQLQRSQYQIQYGHPIQTIFWVILVVVLLAQVFDNF; encoded by the exons ATGGCTACGTGCTTCGACCGGTGGGAGAAGGATCCCTTCTTCGCCGCCGCCGAGGAAGTCCAGGAAGCCGCCGACAG AATGGAATCGCTGTATAGAAGATGGATTGCCGAGAGAAAAGCGGCTTCTAGCAACACCGGCAATGGTGAAGACGCCTCTGGCGAGCTCCTCAGGGAGCTTCATACGGCCCTCGGGACTGCAAAATGGCAG CTTGAGGAGTTAGATCGGGCGGTTAGGTCGAGCGATAAGGCTTGCTCGGCCGGGGAGGACGCGAGGACCCGGCACAGCCAATTCGTTGCGGCGATTGGGAATCAGATATTGCTGGTGGAGAATTCTTTGAGGGAATTGACCCGTGAGGGGGGGAAGGCTATGGCTTGGGTTCAATTGGATGAAGGAGAAAGGGATGAGCTTGCTCTTTTCCTGTCCTGTCCCTTGCCAGAACTAGAGAAAGTGGTGACTGTTCCATCTGTTGGTGAGGTCAAATTAGGGGGCAATCAGCTGAGGATGAATGGAGAGGCTGAATGTTCGAAGAATTGTTTCCTCCTGAATGAGTCGGGTAGAAGGGAAACAGAAGAGAAGAAGGTGCAAGGGCATCGGAGGACGGCAAGTGCCAACGCTGATATTGGGGTATGGAAGATTTCAGTTTCTAGTGAGGATGCTCCTAGGAGATCATTTGATGAACGGCCCAACTTACCCCTTCCGAAGATACCCAGCTTATCTTGCTTAACAAGGGCTATAGAGTCAACATCTAAGGCGAAATTGTCTAAAAATGGCTATAGGAAATGGAAAGGTGGGGATCAACATGAGGCAGAAGAATTGATCCCATTACGAGACAATCGATGGAGTCGG GGAATAGGTGCATGCTATGAGAAAAGTAAGAGCTGCCTCAGTAGTTATGGTGATGAATCTTATGATAAGCTGCTCAATGGGTGGTTTGGAGCTCTTCAAAGACAGCTTCAAAGGTCTCAGTATCAAATCCAGTATGGCCATCCTATTCAAACTATCTTCTGGGTCATTCTCGTAGTTGTATTACTAG CGCAGGTTTTTGACAATTTTTAA
- the LOC103700807 gene encoding protein arginine N-methyltransferase 2: MEKEPEDLLCEAATAGDSARIQDLLAAGADPSYFDSQGMTPLMHAARHGRADAVRLLLAAGAPWNALSPSGLSAGDLAMEHSHQDAFDALLNAAIQAELVLGTIARTDRKNGGGGGGDSNYLEERVAFSEDKLMDAESKAVMMAWERPLMEAHARAICGSGGGGRVLNIGFGMGLVDEAIQRYKPLEHTIVEAHPEVRDRMLRLGWGEKENVKIVFGRWQDVLSQLGSYDGIFFDTYGEYYEDLRQFHQHLPRLLKPGGIYSYFNGLCGGNAFFHVVYCQLVSLELGNLGYSTQFIPLPVKDCLAEEVWEGVKHKYWQLDTYYLPVCQAACDSE; the protein is encoded by the exons AtggagaaggaaccggaggaTCTCCTCTGCGAGGCGGCCACCGCCGGAGACTCTGCCAGGATCCAGGACCTCCTCGCCGCCGGCGCCGACCCATCCTACTTCGACTCCCAGGGGATGACTCCACTCATGCACGCCGCCCGCCACGGCCGCGCCGacgccgtccgcctcctcctcGCCGCCGGCGCCCCCTGGAACGCCCTATCTCCCTCCGGCCTTTCCGCCGGCGACCTCGCCATGGAGCACTCCCACCAGGACGCCTTCGACGCCCTTCTCAACGCCgccatccaggccgagctcgtcCTCGGAACCATCGCCCGCACGGACCGCAaaaacggcggcggcggcggtggcgatTCCAACTATCTGGAGGAGAGGGTCGCCTTCAGCGAGGATAAGCTGATGGATGCGGAGAGCAAGGCGGTGATGATGGCGTGGGAGAGGCCGCTGATGGAGGCCCACGCGAGGGCCATCTGTGGGAGCGGCGGCGGGGGACGCGTCCTTAATATAGGCTTCGGGATGGGCCTCGTGGATGAGGCTATTCAGCGGTATAAGCCTCTGGAGCACACTATCGTGGAAGCTCATCCGGAGGTTCGTGACCGAATGCTTCGACTGGGGTGGGGAGAGAAGGAGAATGTGAAGATCGTGTTTGGCAGGTGGCAAGATGTCCTCTCTCAGCTCGGATCTTACGATG GAATATTCTTCGACACCTATGGGGAATACTATGAGGACCTGAGGCAATTTCACCAGCACCTCCCTAGGCTACTAAAACCTGGAGGAATCTATTCATACTTCAATGGCCTTTGTGGTGGTAATGCATTTTTCCATGTAGTTTACTGTCAGTTAGTTTCACTAGAACTTGGAAATCTAGGATATTCTACACAATTCATTCCCTTGCCTGTTAAAGATTGCTTGGCGGAGGAGGTTTGGGAGGGTGTGAAACACAAATACTGGCAGCTGGACACATATTACCTCCCTGTTTGTCAGGCAGCATGTGATTCTGAATGA